TATATACTaccacccctgaaaaaatccctgcctCCCTCTTGCCaacccataaatatttttctagatctgCCCCTGAAccatagaaataataaaagaatagatgcctcatggaccgctcttgCCTGTTGTTGCAAACAGCAGGCAAGGTAGGGGCGCCATCTTGCAGTGGTCGCCATCTTGAAGTGGTCGTCATCTCCACTAAACGTTGTACGTTTGAGGCACAATGAAGTGTCAGcgcatttaattaattatatcTCGCTAAAGACTGAATAGAtttagttgggtcaccccaagatcactaattcttcttaaaaggtagagtctctgagaacagttcttcaaaatagtcagtgttttcaacaaaattgagctgactgtccaagaacgacccaaggtatttaaaatttgccacagtttcaacaggttggccatcgagagaaactggaaccactttaaagtcttgtttagatcatttaattagctctacattcttaagagaatgaaaaattaataataaataataaagactttgcggtattctgatttagtaatgtaattatattagttgtgttaccacccccacgccactagaggcagtaccaaccctgaaaagatgtgactaaggagcagatttagaagtacaccgaaagctacagaatttggtaaaaactgtgagttttgctgaagtaattaaagacacaagctcaaatccatgcttcaatcagggctcctccgcagctctgattggttaagcaaTGCAACATGATCTTCTTCAGCAAGTGATAGCAAAGCGGGTCGTCATctcaactttacacaagtgtctttacctccggcagaggctccgccaaacccctgagactgactcatcgaacccctggggttcgatcgaacccaggttaagaaccactgtgttACAGAGACAATAGTGGTGGTCTTTAAGCGGGAAAGGACAGGTGACAGTAACCGTGAGGTGTTGAAGATGTCTCAGACAGTTGATGTACACAGTCCCTCAGAACCCTCCCTTGTCGGGCCCTGCAGCCTTACAGGGGTTGATTTCCTGGAAGGACTTCCTCACATTTGCTGTGGTCACACAGAGAAGCATGTCACAAGGAGGTGGTATTAGTCTGGTACTGAGGGGGTTGTTAGGATGCTCAAAGTGGAAATAGGACTTATTAAATGCATCTAGCAGTgaggggttagggttaggctaACGCTAAACCTAGGTTTGACAATTTTCACTCTCAAGGTACGGGTTGCTTCTTGGAGTGCTGATGCCTCGCCTGTCCTGAACACAGTGTCCCTAGCTTTCAACAGAGCTTTCACCTCAACATTCAGCCAGGGTTTCTGGTTCGGGTAACGGGTTACTGTCCTGGTGGTGGAGACATCATCAGCACACTTGGAGATAAAGCACAGAACAGAGGAGGTGTATTCCTTCAGGTCCATCTGCCATTAGCACCTAGCGGAATGTAAACAATGGTGACGAACACCAAAGTAAACTCCCGAGGCAGATAGTATGGCTGATAGCTTTTAACCAGGCCACAGTTCGTACACCAACCTTCATTCCCTTACATACATTGTCCTCCTCTCCGTGTTTTTCCTGACCGTTGGTCATGGTCTGCTTGGAATAACTGAAGATTGTTGATCTGGAAGGCTAAAGTCTGGCATGTTGCTGTTATGCCAGATTTCCGTTAGGCAAAGAATGGCACAGCTCTTCATCTCTGCAGAAATACTTAACCTCAGATCTAACAAATCCACTTTCTTACCCAGTGAGCGGACTTTGGTCAGAAAGAGAGCCAGAATTGGTGGCTTCCTAGGCATCAGCTGGGTCAACACGCCCACCTGTTTCCCCTTCTTCTGTTTTCGGGCACAATGTTTCCTTTTGACAGTTGGTCCTCGCACCCTGCTGTTCAGTCCATTGTCCTCAAGAGCCGSTGTCTCCCAAGTGCGGATTTCAGCCTTGGTGATGTATGACCMGTTGAACTGTCTCCAATGGCCATCAGCTAAGCAGAGCTGCATTCAgctgtaaagtttgtttttattcaaacttcagcAGATTTCTAGTTGTTCTGCTGAGGTAGTGACATCAATTTATGACATCACGCAAATTGATGTCACAAAGAGAATTGATGTCACTCTTATGGAGCAAGAGTGACATCACAAAGCTGCACYGTCATAACCATTGCAGAAAACAAGAGCAAGTACAAGGATTGTCACCAAATTCTAACAAACAAAAGGACCAACAATGAGTGAAAGCAGAAAGCCATCGTTTTCTTGTTCCCTGAAtgagaaaacacaacagagatTAGCTAGAGAGACAGCAAAACTGGAAGGCATTCTGAAAGACGTCAGCAAGGTGACTATTGAGAGGCAGACCCTGATTAAATCAAATGAAGAACTAAAGATTAAAAAGGAACAGGCTGCATacgaaaaagaaaagctgcttcagaaaaaagataaagaatttaaaaaactgttcagtgtaaacaaaattttaaatgaggaTAATACCAACCTGGAGATGAGAAACACCGCCCTGGAGAAGGAAACCACTGCTCTCGAGCAGAGAAACGCCGCTCTGGAGCACACCAACACTGCCCTGGAGCAGGCAATCAATGCCCAGGAGCAAGTAGATGACACTCTGGAGGAGATAAACGCTACCCTGGAGCAGATAAGCGACACCCTGGAGCAGAGAATCAACGCCCTGCAACAGAAAAACRGAGccctggaggagaaaaagaccACTCTGGGGCATAAAAACAYCAATATGAAGCTTAGGAACAGGAACCGGGAGCGGAGTATCCACACAGTGGAGAAGAAATACAAGGCCCTTGAGAAGGAAAAGATCGCCCTTGAGCAGAGAAACACCGCCCTGGAGCAGACAAACATCGCCCAGAAGCAGATAGGCAACGCTCTGGGGAAGGCAAACGTCAATCTGGTGCAGACACTCACCGAAGTGAAGCAGAAATACACGGCCCTGGAGCAGAGAGACACCACCCTGGGGCTGAGAAATGTCAACCTGGAGCAGGAAAACGCCatcctg
The Poecilia reticulata strain Guanapo linkage group LG17, Guppy_female_1.0+MT, whole genome shotgun sequence DNA segment above includes these coding regions:
- the LOC103478921 gene encoding microtubule-associated protein 1A-like; this encodes MSESRKPSFSCSLNEKTQQRLARETAKLEGILKDVSKVTIERQTLIKSNEELKIKKEQAAYEKEKLLQKKDKEFKKLFSVNKILNEDNTNLEMRNTALEKETTALEQRNAALEHTNTALEQAINAQEQVDDTLEEINATLEQISDTLEQRINALQQKNXALEEKKTTLGHKNXNMKLRNRNRERSIHTVEKKYKALEKEKIALEQRNTALEQTNIAQKQIGNALGKANVNLVQTLTEVKQKYTALEQRDTTLGLRNVNLEQENAILEQRNAVLEKRCVDLKHRNAALEQRNAPLEQRNTVLEEINAALEKKKTELQQNYTELEQDYGCLLEKTNELLDKHSILRQENDILEEENDALKVNRIVLQQRSLSLQQQNTVLQQQNTALEQQISAVEHIRTELQIEMEQLNNRLRDAEEQQNQQXSEEETHEDSQLVTDQPQEQPSVFRRVVGGITDTLVKMYETDTLRIA